Proteins encoded together in one Bradyrhizobium sp. PSBB068 window:
- a CDS encoding carbohydrate kinase, whose amino-acid sequence MLLSCGDALIDFLPSRTADGREALTPAVGGSCLNIAIGSARLDVPTGFVGGIATDTFGKMIADHAAASGVDLSRATRSDDQATLAFARVTGTETEYAFYDADTAARNWTYRRGAIALNGVTCVHIGSTTLVHDKGAAETLAFIEDIRANVTIALDPNCRPNLVKDRDAYRARMLAFSGKADIVKMSDVDFAYLFGDEAYANRAEALLSGGASLVVITRGNDGASAWHQKAGPIEVKAPVVNVVDTIGAGDSFQAALLAALHRLDRIARQRLADISAAELTRALAFACKCAAFTCTRAGADPPRSQELPADYW is encoded by the coding sequence ATGCTGCTGAGTTGCGGAGATGCGTTGATCGATTTCCTGCCGTCGCGGACGGCGGATGGGCGCGAGGCCCTGACACCGGCGGTCGGCGGCTCCTGCCTCAACATCGCGATCGGCAGCGCGCGGCTCGATGTGCCCACCGGCTTTGTCGGCGGCATCGCGACCGACACCTTCGGCAAGATGATCGCCGATCACGCCGCAGCTTCGGGCGTCGATCTCAGCCGCGCGACGCGCAGCGACGACCAGGCCACGCTGGCCTTTGCGCGCGTCACCGGCACCGAGACGGAGTACGCCTTCTATGACGCTGACACCGCAGCGCGGAACTGGACCTACCGGCGCGGCGCGATCGCGCTCAACGGGGTCACCTGCGTTCATATCGGCTCAACTACGTTGGTCCATGACAAGGGCGCGGCTGAGACGCTCGCCTTCATCGAGGATATCAGGGCGAACGTGACGATCGCGCTCGACCCGAATTGCCGGCCGAACCTGGTCAAGGACAGGGACGCCTATCGCGCACGCATGCTGGCGTTCTCCGGCAAGGCCGACATCGTGAAAATGTCCGACGTCGACTTCGCCTATCTGTTCGGCGACGAGGCCTATGCCAACAGGGCCGAGGCGCTGCTGTCGGGCGGTGCATCGCTCGTCGTCATCACGCGCGGCAATGACGGCGCCTCCGCCTGGCATCAAAAGGCCGGACCGATCGAGGTCAAGGCGCCGGTGGTGAACGTGGTGGATACGATCGGCGCCGGCGACAGCTTTCAGGCGGCGCTGCTGGCCGCATTGCATCGGCTGGACCGGATCGCGCGGCAGCGGCTCGCCGACATCTCTGCCGCCGAGCTCACGCGCGCGCTGGCCTTTGCCTGCAAATGCGCCGCCTTCACCTGCACCCGCGCGGGCGCTGATCCGCCGCGGAGCCAAGAGCTGCCTGCCGATTATTGGTAA
- a CDS encoding FGGY-family carbohydrate kinase translates to MRQAYIGVDVGSTSARAGVFDEAGKLLGSARHPIRVWHEPGDIVEQSSDDIWAACVASVRHAMREAAVAAEQVKGIGFDATCSLVVLNKAGRPLTVSPSGDSARNVVVWMDHRAMVETEFVNATGDRVLRYVGGAISPEMEIPKILWLKRYLPATFEAAGHFFDLADYLSFRATGSLARSTCTVTCKWTYVAGEGGWSESFLKRVGLEALAADRFGRIGTEIVPPGSPLGRGLSADAARDLGLLPGTAVGASLIDAHAGGVGAIGGRDGSGAEVDVCQRLAYIMGTSACIMATTVDPCFVPGVWGPYFEGMVPGFWLNEGGQSAAGAAIDHLLKSHPAHAEVQAAAKRDGVDVIEYLEKRILTRSGNAGAAALLARNVHVLPEFLGNRSPYADPGSRAVIAGLDLDTDVSALERLFIAGLCGLAYGLADVIEALQAHGVSGKTIVIGGGASRSPLVRQIMADTTGYAVALPQTQEPVLLGAAMLGAVASGAHHSINAAMAGMSALGRLSEPTAPELADFHRRKRGVHKMLRALDRDSREAMKRAPGEAPV, encoded by the coding sequence ATGCGGCAAGCCTATATCGGGGTGGACGTCGGGAGCACCAGCGCCCGGGCGGGGGTATTCGACGAGGCGGGCAAGCTGCTGGGTTCGGCCCGGCATCCGATCCGGGTCTGGCATGAGCCGGGCGATATCGTCGAGCAATCCTCCGACGACATCTGGGCGGCGTGCGTCGCGTCCGTGCGCCATGCGATGCGCGAGGCGGCGGTTGCGGCCGAGCAGGTCAAGGGCATCGGCTTCGATGCGACCTGCTCGCTGGTCGTGCTCAACAAGGCTGGCCGGCCGCTCACCGTCAGCCCGTCCGGCGATTCCGCGCGCAATGTCGTGGTCTGGATGGATCACCGCGCGATGGTTGAGACCGAATTCGTCAACGCGACCGGCGACCGGGTGCTGCGCTATGTCGGCGGCGCCATTTCGCCGGAGATGGAGATCCCGAAAATCCTCTGGCTGAAGCGGTATCTGCCGGCGACCTTCGAGGCCGCCGGGCATTTCTTCGATCTCGCCGACTATCTCTCGTTCCGCGCCACCGGCTCGCTGGCGCGCTCGACCTGCACGGTGACCTGCAAATGGACTTATGTTGCGGGCGAAGGCGGCTGGAGTGAGTCCTTCCTCAAGCGCGTCGGACTGGAGGCGCTCGCGGCCGATCGCTTTGGGCGCATCGGCACCGAGATCGTGCCGCCCGGTTCGCCGCTTGGCCGCGGACTGTCGGCGGATGCGGCGCGCGATCTCGGCCTGCTGCCGGGAACCGCGGTCGGCGCCTCGCTGATCGATGCCCATGCCGGCGGCGTCGGCGCGATCGGCGGCCGCGATGGCTCCGGCGCCGAGGTCGATGTCTGCCAGCGATTGGCCTACATCATGGGGACGTCGGCGTGCATCATGGCAACGACGGTCGATCCCTGCTTTGTGCCTGGCGTCTGGGGCCCGTATTTCGAAGGCATGGTGCCGGGCTTCTGGCTCAACGAAGGCGGGCAGTCGGCGGCCGGCGCCGCGATCGACCATCTGCTGAAGTCGCATCCGGCCCATGCTGAAGTCCAGGCCGCTGCGAAGCGCGACGGCGTCGATGTCATCGAGTATCTCGAGAAGCGCATCCTGACGCGCAGCGGCAATGCCGGTGCGGCTGCGCTGCTCGCGCGCAACGTTCATGTTCTGCCGGAATTCCTCGGCAATCGTTCGCCCTATGCCGATCCCGGCTCGCGCGCGGTGATCGCGGGGCTCGATCTCGACACCGATGTGTCGGCGTTGGAGCGGCTGTTCATCGCCGGCCTTTGCGGACTGGCCTATGGCCTCGCCGACGTCATCGAGGCGCTACAGGCCCATGGCGTCAGCGGCAAGACCATCGTGATCGGCGGCGGCGCCAGCCGCAGCCCGCTGGTGCGCCAGATCATGGCCGACACGACAGGCTATGCGGTGGCGCTGCCGCAGACGCAAGAACCCGTATTGCTGGGCGCCGCGATGCTGGGCGCCGTCGCCAGCGGCGCGCATCATTCGATCAATGCGGCGATGGCGGGCATGTCGGCGCTCGGGCGGCTGAGCGAGCCGACCGCGCCGGAGCTGGCTGATTTCCATCGCCGGAAGCGCGGCGTGCACAAGATGCTGCGGGCGCTCGATCGCGACAGCCGCGAGGCGATGAAGCGGGCGCCCGGCGAGGCGCCGGTTTAA
- a CDS encoding SDR family oxidoreductase, with product MYLEKFKLGGKTAIITGAGQGIGLACAEALAEAGAKVVIGDRDAKAAHDAQAELKAKGYDADIALMDVTDSGRVSAVADELVRKYGKVDILVNNAGIARSETPAETVTDEHWLNVIDVNLNGTFWCCRAFGNHMLKAKSGTIVNVGSMSGFIVNKPQEQCFYNASKAAVHHLTKSLAAEWAARGVRVNAVAPTYIETPLNAFVKNSPRMYDAWIGGTPMARMGQVDEIASVVLFLASEAASLMTGSIVLVDGGYTCW from the coding sequence ATGTATCTGGAAAAATTCAAGCTGGGCGGCAAGACCGCCATCATCACCGGCGCCGGGCAGGGCATCGGGCTCGCCTGCGCCGAGGCGCTGGCCGAAGCCGGCGCCAAGGTTGTCATCGGTGATCGCGACGCCAAGGCGGCCCACGACGCGCAGGCGGAGTTGAAGGCCAAGGGCTATGATGCGGATATCGCGCTGATGGACGTGACCGATTCCGGCCGCGTCTCGGCGGTCGCCGACGAGCTGGTGCGCAAGTACGGCAAGGTCGACATCCTGGTCAACAATGCCGGCATCGCCCGCAGCGAGACCCCGGCCGAGACCGTCACCGACGAGCATTGGCTCAACGTCATCGACGTCAATCTGAACGGCACCTTCTGGTGCTGCCGTGCCTTCGGCAATCACATGCTGAAGGCCAAGTCCGGCACCATCGTCAATGTCGGCTCGATGTCCGGCTTCATCGTCAACAAGCCGCAGGAACAGTGCTTCTACAACGCCTCCAAGGCCGCCGTGCACCATTTGACCAAATCGCTCGCGGCCGAATGGGCCGCGCGCGGGGTTCGCGTCAACGCGGTGGCGCCGACCTATATCGAGACGCCGCTGAATGCCTTCGTCAAGAACAGCCCCAGAATGTACGATGCCTGGATCGGCGGAACCCCGATGGCCCGGATGGGGCAGGTCGACGAGATCGCTTCCGTCGTCTTGTTCCTGGCCTCCGAGGCCGCGAGCCTGATGACCGGAAGCATCGTTCTGGTCGATGGCGGCTACACTTGCTGGTAA
- a CDS encoding ABC transporter ATP-binding protein, with product MGQITLQGVQKSFGPVHIIKGADLDIADGSFVVFVGPSGCGKTTLLRLIAGLEDVTGGAILIDGRNVVDVPPAKRGLSMVFQSYALYPHMSVRGNIAFGLKMAGMAKDEINRKVEAAAATLNLTPYLDRKPRELSGGQRQRVAIGRAIVREPKAFLFDEPLSNLDAALRVQMRLEVTRLQKQLGTTAIYVTHDQVEAMTMADKIVVLNGGKIEQYGSPLELYEKPANLFVAGFIGSPKMNFVTGELAKQQGAATIGVRPEHLKVERDGQGGWHGTVAVAEHLGSDTFLYVDAGPQGMLTARYIGELDLHPGDKVSLIPDPARIHRFDDSGKSIHA from the coding sequence ATGGGTCAGATTACGCTGCAGGGTGTGCAAAAATCGTTCGGGCCGGTCCACATCATCAAGGGCGCCGACCTCGATATCGCGGACGGCTCCTTCGTCGTGTTCGTCGGCCCATCCGGCTGCGGCAAGACCACGCTGCTGCGGCTGATCGCGGGGCTCGAGGACGTGACCGGCGGCGCCATCCTGATCGACGGCCGCAACGTGGTCGACGTGCCACCGGCCAAGCGCGGGCTGTCGATGGTGTTCCAGTCCTACGCGCTCTATCCGCATATGAGCGTGCGCGGCAACATCGCGTTCGGCCTGAAGATGGCCGGCATGGCCAAGGACGAGATCAACCGCAAGGTCGAGGCCGCCGCAGCGACCCTCAACCTGACGCCCTATCTCGACCGCAAGCCGCGCGAGCTCTCCGGCGGCCAGCGCCAGCGCGTTGCGATCGGGCGCGCCATCGTGCGCGAGCCGAAGGCGTTCCTGTTCGACGAGCCGCTGTCGAACCTCGATGCCGCGCTGCGGGTGCAGATGCGCCTCGAAGTGACGCGCCTGCAGAAGCAGCTCGGCACCACCGCGATCTACGTCACCCACGACCAGGTCGAGGCGATGACGATGGCCGACAAGATCGTGGTGCTGAACGGCGGCAAGATCGAGCAATACGGCTCGCCGCTCGAGCTCTACGAGAAGCCGGCAAACCTGTTCGTCGCCGGCTTCATCGGCTCGCCGAAGATGAACTTCGTCACCGGCGAGCTGGCAAAGCAGCAGGGCGCCGCCACCATCGGCGTGCGGCCCGAGCATTTGAAGGTCGAGCGCGACGGGCAGGGCGGCTGGCACGGCACGGTCGCCGTCGCCGAACATCTCGGCAGCGATACGTTCCTCTATGTCGATGCGGGGCCGCAGGGGATGCTGACCGCGCGCTATATCGGCGAGCTCGATTTGCATCCGGGCGACAAGGTGTCGCTGATCCCGGATCCGGCGCGCATCCATCGTTTCGACGACAGCGGCAAATCGATCCACGCGTAA